The Drosophila mauritiana strain mau12 chromosome 2R, ASM438214v1, whole genome shotgun sequence genome has a segment encoding these proteins:
- the LOC117137175 gene encoding mitochondrial intermediate peptidase, producing MLQFSRNLLRWRTRHCSRRVSTWTPLATAFNAPPARRINFTHDDVGLFGMPELRSFEGFYLLRDNVESRTQELISEATSDQRRRKMVDIFDELSDSLCKVADLAEFVRIAHPQSKYTQAAEQACISICGIVESLNTHKPIYKALSQVVDHGDKLPTSEVDRHVSRLFLFDFEQCGIHLPEEERMRVVRLNDYILQLGQKFMSGAVQPSVLPRSQVPESFRNYFPTSGENVIITGLCTNAENVQMREAAYRLYLQPSKSQEDLLRDLLLCRHELARSCGFDTYAHRALKGSTMENPEVVREFIDELSEKLRPRADSDFALMSQMKRREGGKADARAEVWDTPYYTKQLRRQLFEEHANEFLPYFSLGGCMEGLDNLLHALYGIRLQNTNLKPGEAWHNDIYKLAVVHEKEGLLGYIYCDFYERAGKPNQDCHFTIQGGKRMADGSYQLPVVVVMLGLAQPRWSGPTLLSPARLDNLFHEMGHAMHSMLARTEHQHVTGTRCSTDFAEVPSVLMEYFAGDPRVLRTFARHFQTHEPISEDMLRRLCASKNLFAASETQLQVFYSALDQEYHGASARHGESSTDILRSVQDHYYGLPYVENTAWQLRFSHLVGYGAKYYAYLVSKTIASWIWQTYFEANPFNRQAGEKYRAEILAHGGAVPSRKLVANFLQREMTPSVLADSLITEIDADESKIKDLMITRT from the exons ATGCTACAATTTAGTCGAAACTTGCTGCGCTGGAGAACCCGGCACTGCAGTCGCAGAGTCTCTACGTGGACGCCGCTGGCTACGGCGTTTAATGCGCCTCCGGCCAGGCGGATCAACTTCACCCACGACGATGTT GGCCTCTTCGGCATGCCCGAACTGCGGAGTTTTGAGGGCTTCTATCTTCTGCGAGACAATGTGGAAAGCCGGACGCAGGAGCTGATCTCGGAGGCCACCTCCGATCAACGACGTCGGAAGATGGTCGACATTTTTGACGAGCTTTCTGACTCATTGTGCAAGGTGGCGGACCTCGCAGAGTTTGTACGTATCGCGCATCCTCAGAGCAAGTACACACAGGCAGCAGAGCAGGCCTGCATAAGCATTTGCGGAATTGTCGAGAGCCTTAACACGCATAAGCCCATCTATAAGGCTTTGAGCCAAGTAGTGGATCATGGAGATAAGCTGCCCACCAGCGAAGTGGACAGGCATGTGTCGCGTTTGTTCCTTTTCGACTTTGAGCAGTGCGGGATCCACTTGCCCGAGGAGGAGCGTATGCGTGTTGTGCGGCTAAATGACTATATTCTTCAGCTCGGCCAGAAGTTTATGAGTGGAGCTGTGCAACCTAGTGTTCTTCCACGCAGCCAAGTCCCTGAGTCCTTTCGTAACTA CTTTCCTACCTCTGGAGAAAATGTAATTATCACTGGACTGTGCACAAACGCAGAGAACGTCCAGATGCGGGAGGCTGCCTACCGGTTGTACCTGCAGCCGTCAAAGAGCCAGGAGGATCTTCTCCGAGACCTACTGCTTTGCCGGCATGAACTTGCGCGCAGCTGTGGCTTCGATACATATGCACACCGGGCACTTAAAGGTAGCACGATGGAGAATCCCGAGGTGGTCCGAGAGTTTATCGACGAGCTGTCAGAAAAGCTGCGACCGCGCGCAGATAGCGATTTCGCCCTGATGTCACAAATGAAACGCCGTGAAGGCGGGAAGGCGGATGCAAGAGCCGAAGTTTGGGATACGCCGTACTATACCAAACAGCTGAGGCGGCAATTATTTGAGGAGCACGCCAACGAGTTTCTGCCATATTTCTCTCTTGGTGGTTGCATGGAAGGTCTGGACAACTTGCTACATGCGCTGTACGGCATCCGTTTGCAGAACACAAATTTAAAGCCAGGCGAGGCCTGGCACAACGATATCTACAAGCTTGCCGTTGTCCACGAGAAGGAAGGACTGCTGGGCTACATTTACTGTGACTTCTATGAGAGAGCGGGCAAGCCAAATCAGGACTGTCACTTTACGATCCAGGGCGGCAAACGTATGGCGGATGGCTCCTACCAGCTACCCGTGGTGGTGGTCATGCTGGGTCTTGCGCAACCGCGGTGGAGTGGACCGACGCTGCTGTCACCAGCGCGATTGGACAACCTGTTTCACGAAATGGGCCACGCAATGCACTCGATGCTAGCTCGCACCGAGCACCAGCATGTGACGGGAACGCGCTGTTCCACGGACTTCGCTGAGGTTCCCAGTGTGCTCATGGAGTACTTTGCGGGCGATCCCCGCGTGTTACGAACCTTCGCCCGCCACTTTCAGACCCACGAACCCATTTCCGAGGACATGCTGAGGCGCCTGTGTGCTTCCAAGAATCTATTCGCCGCTAGCGAGACCCAACTTCAGGTGTTCTACTCAGCGCTGGACCAGGAATATCACGGAGCATCGGCGCGGCATGGCGAAAGCAGCACAGACATCCTGCGCTCAGTACAGGATCATTACTACGGACTTCCCTACGTAGAGAACACTGCGTGGCAGCTGCGGTTTTCCCACCTAGTTGGCTACGGAGCCAAATATTACGCCTATCTTGTTTCGAAAACAATCGCTTCCTGGATCTGGCAGACGTACTTTGAAGCCAACCCATTCAATCGTCAGGCTGGTGAGAAATATCGGGCCGAAATTCTAGCCCACGGAGGAGCCGTTCCCAGCCGTAAGCTGGTGGCCAACTTTCTGCAGCGCGAGATGACACCCAGCGTTTTGGCCGACAGTCTTATCACAGAGATTGACGCCGACGAATCGAAAATCAAAGACCTTATGATAACAAGAActtaa
- the LOC117138186 gene encoding nuclear pore membrane glycoprotein 210, with translation MESILCMILLILARNHASEAARLNHPRVLLPIFEDKAINFTLEVDEPNCYKWSSSRQDLISVMPIYKGFSECAYQAVVTVRTHDRRRNTAIVFAEEVQTGETLRSDVIVDAIASLNVRTATRQLYLEEAPAMFELHAFDEQGNEFFTLEGIEFDWEILEPGSKRPTAMRYLTFTDSPYHTVPPTIEKFEADGKKGHMILLEGINTGTAKVTISMPQAEYKHVRPVEVYISVLANIIIEPSEVTIMAGDSVSFRILQLKMDRLHVIDNNQYYLEVEDSSIAYLRGNSATGATLGRTQVFLRDRNMADSDEVQKGPSALLTVAYPNRLSISLLPHLNWVTVQGEHHAIALDLFAADGQKITMGTKYSINSEVDESFFAIVDRTRNGSRLFGQAKKEGITQVYGSYKDLSVQAELQIYEELQLAPTKVVLPYDPNSLKPLKLQFHASGGDNNYAWFSGNPQVIQIDTQGQATTEIRDVKSAYVNQEVLKDGSKLTAHTTVKVALSKNQKISRVAHIYFLPPERLQITRSNFETALKDFVDVHVGVYARINNSEVPYTSCDNLHFQLDFSQPILQLESNEGVEAVHEACHVLRLRATAVGTTSLRVSYMYMDKVLYDIIDLYVFEPLVVLNPIENEVVLPVGSSRNIIYNNGPQRSFTVAAEIIKSTAFDEKILKVSKLEFDTQNLITAFTVLCRELGETQFTYRVHNSLPTPSFALYQSEITTKVHCVRPRFLKLYARHNLRDSCPLEKRTSLLFLKDPENKIEIEIEVHDSNNRRLMNISSLGLDWEFAAGEERYQKNIIPHRQISELEFNHGVTLPSRDLLVLTLSEVATNFRIKGTVSQYNDKLFAQHGIHAERPPFGIKNPQTGLVYTPLIENEIRLHAVNSTLLPKDYVSIFLASGYSERIPIAQGSGFLQLELSEAGIVQVEYNEDTRILVLTPLRLGHVRLELTDRCLMNEPSHLSISVVGIGAIEVASMDRLERTTRIEAIVKLFDTNDNLLLVDRSKLSAYDLSEVVADQSIVSVRLGDQENVGPGEIRYTITGNQVGETKILFQSGKGIHKVESDPVNIQVFAPIRLLPRDSTLIVGSSIQLYFHGGPHPNTNMIISVEKEQVATISSTVVTANKLGTTKIVGKCLLKNPVTGKDEVVSQDSVEVHVVALKGVQIRTPLVRIHSGAVMPATLWGLSDLSPMVLGTLQNTKISWKVSQPQVVEIFNVFTAAGIEYQSGDLISVRVRALNPGKATITASVTLADGTILPPATVDLQVFKTLELVTPNAIKMDSILAAPRSTLQLKSNMDDVVYKLDDRSNGIVSVTPDGLVHTKDSLGRDLIIATTADQSLPIGIEVKNVQYILVTLMPILKLRELEHKIPRGMNFVFKVSLHDNLGNELSHNVEDFNGLRYELGNKDDVDVQIDNNLTFALNLMRETNNVIAISLKDSTGVKHSMDFIKLSVVESDNLFPTKTIFSVGDIICFDSPLTLSATWRSSNEQMVYINKLTGIAQVLSHRLKPGEKIEITNGDETKRGGFLKYDLEVRESDTILFVKSLDTFSGPEYRGQLVIRNHLQSEKYSNFIAQNVSKCARELGTLPVNVFTCRLAAKDALGRNLLKMYKVDALFDASVGQYSCRLQLLTSFIELLSVVKTNDVYLELEAVVAKGVSDKMSLKLVPGIKVYPESVRVTDLKPHEIHISGLDKALLKVQVKPSDSKYFAVDFIEHVHGLSKYRLELFEDLPLDEHFYILVVSPDTKQSIEVPIIGNTMLSQKCTDNRYGGPFVYRVLENLGFVLTTTVIVIISIWVYMSCFQTQGVTQVNFEAFKKQQSMTELMQQSGRSRQDDTFGDSFNVRNFSPGQRSHRSNALSEAYIYGHPQLNSSNRSETSTSFS, from the exons ATGGAATCTATTCTTTGCATGATTTTGCTGATTTTGGCAAGAAATCACGCTTCTGAGGCAGCTAGGTTGAACCACCCGCGTGTGTTACTACCCATATTTGAAGACAAGGCTATTAACTTTACCCTGGAAGTCGACGAGCCGAACTGCTACAAATG GTCGTCCTCACGCCAGGACTTGATATCTGTCATGCCCATTTACAAGGGCTTCAGCGAATGTGCATACCAGGCGGTGGTGACAGTCCGCACTCACGATCGTCGGAGGAACACTGCAATCGTCTTTGCCGAGGAAGTGCAAACGGGCGAGACGCTGCGTTCCGACGTGATTGTGGATGCCATTGCCAGTCTAAATGTGCGCACCGCCACTCGACAACTTTACTTGGAGGAGGCGCCCGCCATGTTCGAGCTGCATGCCTTTGATGAGCAAGGTAACGAGTTTTTTACCCTGGAGGGAATTGAGTTTGACTGGGAGATTTTGGAACCCGGTAGCAAAAGGCCCACCGCAATGCGATACCTCACGTTCACGGACAGTCCCTACCACACTGTGCCGCCCACCATTGAAAAGTTTGAAGCCGACGGCAAGAAGGGGCACATGATCCTTCTTGAGGGCATTAACACTGGCACCGCCAAGGTGACCATCTCCATGCCCCAGGCCGAGTACAAGCATGTGCGGCCAGTCGAGGTGTACATCAGCGTTCTTGCAAACATTATAATTGAGCCTTCCGAGGTCACCATAATGGCTGGGGACTCTGTCTCATTTCGCATTCTGCAGCTGAAGATGGACCGACTGCACGTAATAGACAACAATCAGTATTATTTGGAGGTGGAGGACTCCAGCATTGCATACCTTCGCGGCAACAGTGCCACCGGAGCGACTCTGGGTCGCACCCAGGTCTTTCTGCGAGATCGCAACATGGCGGACTCTGATGAGGTTCAAAAGGGACCCAGCGCTTTATTGACTGTTGCATATCCGAATAGGTTGTCCATCAGTCTGTTGCCCCATCTCAATTGGGTGACAGTACAAGGGGAGCATCACGCTATCGCTTTGGATCTTTTTGCTGCCGACGGTCAGAAGATTACAATGGGcacaaaatattcaattaactcAGAGGTGGATGAGTCCTTTTTTGCCATTGTTGACCGTACTCGCAACGGAAGCCGCCTTTTCGGTCAAGCAAAAAAAGAGGGAATCACTCAGGTGTATGGCTCATATAAAGAC CTGTCGGTACAAGCTGAACTTCAGATCTATGAGGAGCTTCAGTTAGCGCCAACCAAGGTGGTGTTGCCGTACGATCCTAACAGCTTAAAACCATTAAAGCTGCAGTTTCATGCATCTGGCGGAGATAACAACTACGCTTGGTTCTCCGGAAATCCACAGGTGATCCAGATTGACACCCAGGGCCAAGCCACAACTGAAATCCGCGACGTGAAATCCGCTTACGTCAACCAGGAGGTACTGAAAGATGGTAGTAAACTGACCGCCCACACCACCGTCAAGGTGGCTCTATCCAAGAACCAGAAAATTTCCCGTGTGGCACATATCTACTTTCTCCCTCCTGAGCGCCTTCAGATCACGCGGAGCAACTTTGAGACCGCCCTGAAGGACTTCGTAGACGTGCATGTGGGCGTATACGCTCGAATAAATAATTCAGAGGTTCCCTACACAAGTTGCGACAATCTTCACTTCCAACTAGACTTCAGCCAGCCCATTCTGCAGTTAGAGAGTAACGAAGGGGTGGAGGCTGTTCACGAGGCGTGTCATGTGCTTCGGTTGCGGGCCACCGCTGTGGGCACCACGTCGCTACGCGTTTCCTATATGTATATGGACAAAGTGCTTTACGACATTATTGATCTGTACGTCTTTGAGCCACTAGTCGTGCTAAATCCCATAGAAAACGAGGTTGTTCTTCCCGTTGGGTCATCCcgtaatataatttataataatggCCCGCAGCGCAGTTTTACGGTGGCAGCAGAAATCATAAAATCTACCGCTTTTGacgaaaaaatattaaaagtgTCTAAACTAGAGTTCGACACGCAAAATTTGATAACCGCGTTCACCGTGTTGTGTCGTGAGCTGGGCGAGACGCAGTTCACTTACCGAGTGCATAATAGCCTTCCCACCCCAAGCTTTGCCTTATATCAATCGGAGATCACCACAAAGGTGCATTGCGTCCGTCCTCGCTTCCTAAAGCTCTACGCTCGCCATAACCTGCGTGACTCCTGCCCCCTGGAGAAGCGCACCTCGTTATTATTCTTGAAAGATCCAGAGAATAagattgaaattgaaatcgaGGTACACGATTCAAATAATCGTAGGCTCATGAATATCAGCTCACTGGGGCTTGACTGGGAGTTTGCCGCTGGTGAAGAGCGATACCAGAAGAACATCATCCCGCACCGTCAGATTTCTGAATTGGAATTCAATCATGGAGTTACCTTGCCGAGTCGCGACCTTCTTGTCTTGACATTGAGTGAAGTGGCGACCAACTTCCGCATTAAGGGAACGGTGTCCCAGTACAACGACAAGCTATTTGCCCAACACGGTATTCACGCGGAGCGTCCTCCCTTTGGAATCAAAAAT CCTCAGACGGGGTTAGTATATACTCCCCtgattgaaaatgaaattagGTTACACGCGGTTAACAGTACGTTGTTGCCAAAAGATTACGTGAGCATTTTTCTGGCGTCGGGCTATAGCGAGCGAATACCAATCGCGCAGGGCAGCGGCTTCTTGCAGCTAGAGCTCTCCGAGGCAGGTATTGTTCAAGTTGAATACAATGAAGATACCCGAATCCTAGTGCTGACGCCACTACGCCTTGGCCATGTGCGTCTTGAGTTGACCGACCGTTGTTTAATGAACGAACCCAGCCATTTATCCATCTCTGTGGTTGGAATCGGGGCTATTGAAGTAGCTAGCATGGACCGGCTCGAACGCACTACTAGAATCGAAGCTATCGTCAAACTTTTTGATACCAATGATAATCTCCTGCTCGTGGACCGGAGCAAACTTAGTGCGTACGATTTATCCGAGGTTGTCGCAGACCAAAGTATAGTGAGCGTGCGCCTAGGCGACCAGGAAAATGTAGGACCCGGGGAGATCCGCTACACAATTACGGGCAACCAAGTCGGCGAAaccaaaatattatttcaGTCTGGCAAGGGCATTCATAAGGTGGAAAGCGACCCTGTAAATATTCAAGTTTTCGCTCCAATTCGCCTCCTTCCGCGCGATTCAACTCTAATCGTGGGCAGCAGCATACAGCTATACTTCCATGGAGGACCGCACCCAAATACCAACATGATTATCTCAGTGGAGAAGGAGCAAGTAGCAA CTATAAGCTCTACTGTTGTTACGGCAAATAAGCTGGGGACCACCAAAATCGTAGGCAAGTGTCTTTTAAAAAACCCTGTCACTGGAAAGGACGAGGTGGTCTCCCAGGACTCGGTGGAGGTACACGTAGTGGCTCTGAAAGGAGTACAGATTCGAACGCCTTTGGTCCGCATTCATAGTGGGGCCGTAATGCCCGCCACCTTGTGGGGACTTTCAGATTTGTCGCCCATGGTCTTGGGTACCTTGCAAAACACTAAAATCTCCTGGAAAGTAAGCCAACCACAGGTGGTTGAGATATTTAATGTATTTACGGCTGCAG GAATAGAGTATCAGAGTGGGGATTTAATATCAGTTAGAGTAAGAGCCCTCAATCCCGGAAAGGCAACAATCACGGCATCGGTTACTTTGGCAGACGGCACAATACTGCCACCAGCTACAGTGGACTTACAAG TTTTTAAAACATTGGAGCTGGTAACACCAAATGCCATTAAAATGGATTCCATCTTGGCTGCGCCGCGAAGCACTCTTCAGCTTAAATCTAATATGGATGATGTGGTCTATAAACTGGACGATCGAAGTAATGGCATTGTCAGTGTAACACCAGATGGCCTTGTACACACAAAGGACTCTCTTGGCCGTGATCTGATAATT GCGACGACCGCGGACCAATCCCTACCCATAGGAATTGAAGTAAAAAATGTGCAATACATTTTAGTAACGCTGATGCCAATCCTCAAATTAAGAGAGCTTGAACACAAGATCCCGCGTGGAATGAACTTTGTGTTTAAAGTGTCGCTTCACGACAATTTAGGCAACGAGCTTTCACACAACGTCGAGGATTTCAACGGACTACGATACGAACTCGGCAACAAAGATGATGTTGATGTCCAGATAGATAATAATCTAACGTTTGCA TTGAACTTGATGCGAGAGACCAACAATGTCATTGCCATTAGTCTAAAGGACTCAACGGGTGTCAAGCACTCGATGGACTTTATAAAGCTATCTGTTGTGGAGTCGGACAATTTATTTCCCACCAAG ACAATTTTCTCTGTTGGCGACATCATTTGTTTCGATTCACCTTTAACGTTGTCAGCGACTTGGAGAAGCTCGAATGAGCAGATGGTTTACATTAATAAGCTTACAG GCATTGCCCAGGTGTTAAGTCATCGACTAAAGCCGGGAGAAAAGATTGAGATCACTAATGGCGACGAGACAAAGCGCGGCGGATTTTTAAAGTATGACCTGGAAGTTCGCGAATCGGATACG ATTTTGTTTGTCAAATCATTGGACACATTTAGCGGACCAGAATATCGGGGACAACTAGTCATTCGCAACCATTTGCAGTCCGAAAAGTATAGCAACTTT ATTGCACAAAATGTTTCAAAATGTGCCAGGGAATTGGGAACCTTACCGGTGAATGTCTTTACATGCCGCCTGGCGGCCAAGGATGCACTGGGACGCAATTTActaaaaatgtataaagtTGATGCCTTGTTTGATGCTAGCGTCGGCCAGTACTCTTGTCGACTACAGTTGCTCACCAGTTTTATTGAGTTGTTAAGTGTTGTCAAGACAAACGACGTCTACTTGGAGCTGGAG GCAGTGGTGGCCAAAGGAGTTTCCGATAAAATGTCATTGAAATTAGTACCCGGTATCAAAGTTTACCCCGAATCAGTGCGTGTCACCGACCTAAAGCCCCATGAAATTCATATAAGCGGACTAGACAAGGCGTTGCTCAAGGTTCAG GTTAAACCATCGGATTCAAAATACTTTGCTGTGGACTTTATCGAGCATGTACATGGTCTAAGCAAATATCGTTTGGAACTGTTTGAGGACCTTCCGCTGGATGAACACTTTTACATTTTAGTAGTTTCACCGGACACGAAACAAAGCATCGAG
- the LOC117137176 gene encoding uncharacterized protein LOC117137176, with the protein MVKSSNPLSIVRSIYNNEFQWMLVKSYGLFFLGVRLAKEFVGVELMPSLGPA; encoded by the exons ATGGTAAAGTCTTCAAACCCCCTTAGCATTGTGCGCAGCATCTACAACAATGAGTTTCAATG GATGCTGGTCAAGAGCTACGGACTATTCTTCTTGGGAGTGCGTTTGGCCAAGGAGTTCGTGGGTGTCGAGCTGATGCCGTCACTGGGGCCAGCCTAA
- the LOC117137263 gene encoding glutamate-rich WD repeat-containing protein 1, with protein sequence MEDENENVSMEVVEPEDAESDMSSDSGSDAEDDTAEPKVPKEVYLPGTKLADDEELVCDESAYVMLHQASTGAPCLSFDVIPDELGNGRQSFPMTAYIVAGTQASRAHVNNLIVMKMSNLHKTQDNDGDEDEELEDDQDDVADREELKKPQMTCALVKHQGCVNRVRARRLGNSVFAASWSELGRVNIWDLTQPLQAVENAQLAKQYEQSEARPVFTFGGHQQEGFAIDWSPSADGVLATGDCRRDIHVWTPAEDGTWTVDQRPLAGHSQSVEDLQWSPNERSVLASCSVDKTIRIWDCRAAPQKACMLTCEDAHQSDVNVISWNRNEPFIASGGDDGYLHIWDLRQFQSKKPIATFKHHTDHITTVEWSPSEATVLASGGDDDQIALWDLAVEKDIDQAVDPAQNEDVLSKLPPQLLFIHQGQKEIKELHWHPQLPGVLLSTAHSGFNIFRTISV encoded by the coding sequence ATGGAGgatgaaaacgaaaacgttAGTATGGAAGTGGTGGAGCCCGAAGACGCCGAGAGCGACATGAGCTCAGACAGCGGTAGTGACGCAGAAGACGATACCGCTGAGCCCAAAGTCCCCAAAGAGGTCTACTTGCCCGGAACCAAACTCGCAGACGATGAGGAACTTGTCTGCGATGAGAGTGCATACGTGATGCTGCACCAAGCTTCTACGGGAGCTCCCTGCCTGAGTTTTGATGTCATTCCCGATGAGTTGGGCAACGGACGGCAATCGTTCCCGATGACGGCTTACATTGTGGCCGGCACGCAAGCTTCCCGCGCCCATGTCAACAACCTTATTGTGATGAAAATGAGCAACCTGCACAAGACGCAGGACAATGACGGCGACGAAGACGAGGAGCTAGAAGACGACCAAGACGACGTGGCTGACAGGGAGGAGCTCAAAAAGCCGCAGATGACGTGCGCCCTGGTCAAGCACCAAGGGTGCGTTAATCGCGTCCGTGCCCGGCGCTTGGGCAATTCGGTCTTCGCTGCCTCCTGGAGCGAACTTGGTCGTGTGAACATTTGGGACCTAACTCAGCCCTTGCAGGCCGTGGAGAACGCTCAGTTGGCCAAGCAGTACGAGCAAAGCGAAGCGCGTCCGGTGTTTACTTTCGGTGGCCATCAGCAGGAGGGCTTCGCCATCGACTGGAGCCCCAGTGCAGATGGTGTGCTAGCGACAGGGGACTGCCGGCGAGACATACACGTGTGGACTCCGGCGGAAGACGGCACATGGACAGTTGATCAACGTCCCCTAGCGGGCCACTCACAGTCAGTTGAAGATCTGCAATGGAGTCCAAACGAACGTAGCGTTCTCGCGTCCTGTTCGGTGGACAAGACCATCCGCATTTGGGACTGCCGCGCCGCGCCTCAGAAAGCATGTATGCTGACATGCGAGGACGCTCACCAGAGCGACGTAAACGTGATTTCGTGGAATCGCAACGAGCCTTTTATCGCCAGTGGCGGCGACGACGGCTACCTCCACATCTGGGACCTTCGTCAGTTTCAGAGCAAAAAGCCTATTGCCACTTTTAAGCACCACACGGACCACATCACTACTGTCGAATGGAGTCCCAGCGAGGCTACCGTACTGGCGTCGGGTGGCGACGACGATCAAATTGCTTTGTGGGATTTGGCTGTAGAGAAGGACATCGATCAGGCGGTGGACCCGGCGCAAAACGAAGATGTCCTAAGCAAGTTGCCACCGCAATTGCTTTTTATTCACCAGGGCCAAAAGGAGATTAAAGAGCTACACTGGCACCCTCAACTGCCGGGCGTTCTGCTTTCTACAGCCCACAGTGGCTTTAATATCTTTCGCACGATCAGTGTCTGA